A region from the Diadema setosum chromosome 17, eeDiaSeto1, whole genome shotgun sequence genome encodes:
- the LOC140240839 gene encoding V-type proton ATPase 116 kDa subunit a 1-like codes for MGSLYRSEEMCLAQLFLQSEAAYACVAELGELGLVQFRDLNPDVNAFQRKFVNEVRRCDEMERKLRYLEKEIVRGGIPILDTGENPDAPAPKEMIDLEACFEKLENELKEVNTNQEALKRNFLELTELKHILRKTQHFFDEAEFHHQQMHDADGSEEVHKLLGDEGPRIGMPMRLGFVAGVIQRERIAAFEQMLWRVCRGNVFLRQAEIDTPLEDPSTGDEMQKSVFIIFFQGDQLKNRVKKICEGFRATLYPCHETQAERRETAIGVMTRIEDLQVVLGQTEEHRQRVLVSAARNVRVWFIKVRKLKAIYHTLNLFNLDVTQRCLIAECWCPTSDLDKIQMALRRGTERSGSTVPSILNRMDTQETPPTYHKTNKFTVGYQNLVDAYGVTQYREVNPSPFTIITYPFLFSIMFGDFGHGFIMFLFGFWLVVREKQLHATLANHEMFGMVYSGRYLIMLMGLFSLYTGIIYNDCFSKSFNIFGSSWNVSGMKYPDSLLDQETSLVLDPKYAWGNDTDPYPFGVDPIWQLASNKINFLNSFKMKLSVILGISQMTFGVTLSLFNHRYFKKSVNIWCEFLPQMIFMLSIFGYLVVLIFAKWLMFDVWNMHDAPSLILTLINMGLLGKPDPVMFKGQVPLQQFLILLAFACIPWMLMIKPFILRAQHNKKVQKAVMYRDVRVLSGQTEETAEVLHHDELESETSGLKPAQEEEEFEFGEIFVYQAIHTIEYCLGCISHTASYLRLWALSLAHAELSEVLWNMMLAIGLRMSGYLGAFATWAIFAVWAILTVSILLFMEGLSAFLHTLRLHWVEFQSKFFHGEGYAFTPFSFEAIMKSSED; via the exons CTGAACCCTGATGTCAATGCATTCCAACGAAAATTTGTCAACGAAGTCAGACGCTGCGATGAGATGGAACGCAAGCTAC GTTATCTTGAGAAGGAAATTGTGAGGGGAGGCATTCCGATCCTGGATACTGGCGAGAATCCCGATGCCCCGGCTCCTAAAGAAATGATCGATCTAGAA GCATGTTTCGAGAAGCTGGAGAACGAGCTGAAGGAGGTGAACACCAACCAGGAGGCCCTGAAGAGAAACTTCCTGGAGCTGACGGAGCTCAAACACATCCTGCGCAAAACCCAGCACTTCTTTGATGAG GCTGAATTCCATCACCAGCAGATGCACGATGCAGATGGCTCAGAGGAGGTCCACAAGCTGCTGGGAGATGAAGGCCCTCGGATTGGGATGCCAATGCGCCTCGG ATTCGTGGCAGGTGTGATCCAGCGGGAGCGCATCGCTGCCTTTGAGCAGATGCTGTGGCGGGTGTGCCGTGGCAATGTGTTCCTGCGACAGGCGGAGATTGACACTCCACTGGAGGACCCCAGCACG GGTGACGAGATGCAGAAGTCggtcttcatcatcttcttccagGGAGACCAGTTGAAAAACCGGGTCAAGAAGATCTGTGAAGG GTTCCGAGCCACTCTCTACCCTTGCCACGAGACTCAGGCTGAAAGGCGGGAGACAGCCATCGGGGTCATGACCAGGATTGAGGACCTACAAGTG GTACTGGGCCAAACGGAGGAGCACCGCCAGCGAGTGCTGGTGTCAGCAGCCAGGAATGTAAGGGTGTGGTTCATCAAGGTGCGCAAGCTGAAGGCCATCTACCACACCCTGAACCTCTTCAACCTGGACGTCACCCAGAGGTGTCTCATCGCCGAGTGCTGGTGCCCAACCTCCGACCTTGACAAGATCCAGATGGCGCTGCGCAGAGGCACC GAGCGTAGTGGGTCCACTGTCCCGTCCATCCTGAATCGTATGGACACCCAAGAGACACCGCCCACCTACCACAAGACCAACAAATTCACCGTCGGCTACCAGAATCTGGTGGATGCCTATGGTGTCACCCAGTACAGGGAGGTCAACCCAT CCCCCTTCACCATCATCACCTACCCGTTCCTGTTCTCGATCATGTTTGGTGACTTCGGCCACGGTTTCATCATGTTCCTCTTCGGCTTCTGGCTGGTGGTGCGGGAGAAGCAACTGCACGCCACTCTGGCCAACCACGAG ATGTTTGGAATGGTGTACAGCGGTCGCTACCTGATCATGCTGATGGGGCTGTTCTCCCTCTACACGGGTATCATCTACAATGACTGCTTCTCCAAGTCTTTCAACATCTTTGGCTCCTCCTGGAATGTCTCTGGAATGAAGTACCC GGATAGCTTGTTGGACCAAGAGACCTCCCTGGTTCTGGATCCAAAGTATGCGTGGGGTAATGACACAGACCCATACCCCTTTGGAGTTGATCCA ATCTGGCAGCTTGCATCCAACAAGATCAACTTCCTCAACTCCTTCAAGATGAAGCTGTCGGTCATCCTGGGCATCAGTCAGATGACATTTGGTGTCACCCTCAGCCTCTTCAACCACAG GTACTTCAAGAAGAGTGTCAACATCTGGTGTGAATTTCTGCCCCAGATGATCTTTATGTTGAGCATCTTTGGTTACCTGGTGGTTCTCATCTTTGCCAAGTGGCTCATGTTTGACGTATGGAACATGCATGACGCCCCCAGTCTCATTCTCACCCTCATCAACATGGGTCTGCTGGGGAAGCCGGACCCCGTCATGTTCAAAGGCCAG GTCCCACTCCAACAGTTCCTGATCCTGCTAGCCTTTGCCTGTATACCTTGGATGCTGATGATCAAACCTTTCATTCTCCGGGCTCAACACAATAAGAAGGTGCAGAAG GCTGTCATGTATCGTGATGTCCGCGTGCTGTCAGGTCAGACGGAAGAAACGGCCGAAGTGCTCCACCACGACGAGCTGGAGTCCGAGACGAGCGGACTGAAGCCTGCACAGGAGGAAGAAGAG TTTGAGTTTGGAGAAATCTTTGTCTACCAGGCCATTCACACCATAGAATACTGTCTGGGATGCATCTCCCACACTGCTTCCTACCTACGACTCTGGGCTCTCAGCTTGGCTCATGCTG AGCTGTCAGAAGTGCTGTGGAACATGATGCTTGCCATTGGACTGAGAATGAGTGGCTACTTGGGGGCGTTCGCCACCTGGGCCATCTTTGCGGTCTGGGCCATACTGACCGTCAGCATCCTGCTCTTTATGGAGGGCCTCTCAGCCTTCCTCCACACCCTTCGACTGCACTG GGTGGAGTTCCAGAGCAAGTTCTTCCACGGCGAGGGGTACGCCTTCACCCCCTTCTCTTTTGAAGCCATCATGAAGTCCAGCGAGGATTAA